In one Marinitoga sp. 1197 genomic region, the following are encoded:
- the nadD gene encoding nicotinate (nicotinamide) nucleotide adenylyltransferase codes for MIVLFGGSYNPPHIGHRIIAEYAYDYLKPDKFLIIPAVIPPHKLKNNEIADFKIRFSWCEKTFPKERFIVSDIEKKLPTPSYTHQTVSYLKEKYNDEIFLLIGEDSLINFHTWYKWKDLLKKVTLVVYKRYSEKLKFDNYNLPHIFLNSPLIEISATEIRDRIKKSLSIYGMVDDKISNEVIKYYKKYYKNNN; via the coding sequence ATGATAGTTCTTTTTGGAGGGAGTTATAATCCACCACATATTGGTCATAGAATTATTGCAGAATATGCATACGATTATTTGAAACCAGACAAGTTTTTAATTATACCTGCTGTAATTCCACCACACAAATTAAAAAATAATGAAATTGCTGATTTTAAAATCAGATTTTCCTGGTGTGAAAAAACCTTTCCTAAAGAACGGTTTATTGTGAGTGATATTGAAAAAAAATTACCAACACCGTCTTATACGCATCAAACAGTTTCATATTTAAAAGAAAAATATAATGATGAAATTTTTTTGTTAATAGGGGAAGATTCGCTAATTAATTTCCATACTTGGTATAAATGGAAAGATTTATTAAAAAAAGTAACATTAGTTGTATATAAAAGATACTCAGAAAAGTTAAAATTTGACAACTATAATTTGCCTCACATATTTTTAAATTCACCTTTAATAGAAATATCCGCAACAGAAATACGAGACAGAATAAAAAAAAGCCTCAGTATTTATGGAATGGTAGATGATAAAATTAGTAATGAAGTTATAAAATATTATAAAAAATATTATAAAAATAATAATTAG
- the obgE gene encoding GTPase ObgE, whose translation MSENIFIDEAIITVFGGKGGDGIVSFRREKFIPKGGPDGGDGGDGGNVIVVSKIEKNTLTDFRFKKKFRAENGKNGQGKKMHGRNGKNLIIEVPVGTLVYDYETNELIADLKYPNQYVVVARGGKGGKGNVHFMNSKVQAPTIAEKGVEGEVKILKLELKVLADVGIIGYPNVGKSTLISVISNAKPKIANYHFTTLIPNLGVVDMGDGNTFVVADIPGLVPGAHEGTGLGDRFLKHVERCYCIVHILDISESEGRSAKEDYYVIRNELEKFSPELSNKLEIVVANKSDLLDEEELNKRIKKLENEISKKIIPISAATKKNVDKLLNEIWNNIKEMRIDRQKEILKSLKNAPEKLKLDIKPIDIEVPKKVRFEIIKWDEGIYEVTGKEVEILLKKYPIEQKDARIKILEILEKSGLEKTLKNIGVKEGDTVYLGNFAFEYME comes from the coding sequence ATGAGTGAAAATATATTTATTGATGAAGCGATTATTACTGTATTCGGTGGAAAAGGTGGCGATGGAATCGTCAGTTTTAGACGCGAAAAATTTATTCCAAAAGGTGGCCCGGATGGTGGTGATGGTGGAGATGGCGGAAATGTAATTGTCGTATCAAAAATAGAAAAAAATACATTAACAGATTTTAGATTCAAAAAGAAGTTTAGAGCTGAAAATGGAAAAAATGGGCAAGGAAAAAAAATGCATGGTAGAAATGGAAAAAATTTAATTATTGAAGTCCCTGTTGGTACATTAGTTTATGATTATGAAACAAATGAATTAATTGCAGATTTAAAATATCCAAATCAATATGTTGTCGTAGCGCGAGGGGGAAAGGGAGGAAAAGGAAACGTCCATTTTATGAATTCAAAAGTTCAGGCTCCCACGATAGCAGAAAAAGGTGTTGAAGGCGAAGTAAAAATATTAAAATTAGAATTGAAAGTTTTAGCGGATGTTGGAATTATAGGTTATCCAAATGTTGGTAAATCAACTTTAATATCTGTAATATCAAATGCTAAACCAAAAATTGCCAACTATCATTTTACTACTTTAATACCAAACTTAGGTGTAGTTGATATGGGTGACGGAAATACATTTGTTGTTGCAGATATACCTGGATTGGTTCCGGGTGCTCATGAAGGAACAGGTCTTGGGGATAGATTTTTAAAACATGTGGAAAGATGTTATTGTATTGTTCATATATTAGATATATCTGAAAGCGAAGGCAGAAGTGCTAAAGAAGATTACTATGTAATACGTAATGAGTTGGAAAAATTTTCTCCAGAATTATCCAACAAATTAGAAATTGTTGTTGCAAATAAATCTGATTTATTAGATGAAGAAGAATTAAATAAAAGAATTAAAAAATTAGAAAATGAGATAAGTAAGAAGATAATACCTATTTCCGCAGCTACAAAAAAGAATGTAGATAAATTATTAAATGAAATATGGAATAATATCAAAGAAATGAGAATAGATAGACAGAAAGAAATATTAAAATCTTTAAAAAATGCTCCAGAAAAATTAAAATTAGACATTAAACCTATAGATATTGAAGTTCCCAAAAAAGTAAGGTTTGAAATTATAAAATGGGATGAAGGAATATATGAAGTTACAGGAAAAGAAGTGGAAATTCTCTTAAAAAAATATCCAATAGAGCAAAAAGATGCGAGAATTAAGATTTTAGAAATTCTTGAGAAAAGTGGTTTAGAAAAAACATTGAAAAATATTGGTGTAAAAGAAGGAGATACAGTTTATTTAGGAAATTTCGCATTTGAATATATGGAGTGA
- a CDS encoding DUF370 domain-containing protein → MAIINVTKNSFLVAERIHSIIPEKFAHYKRLKKEHQNTTSLVDLTYGKSVRSIVFTDSGHMFLLALPVEKIFEKIRKVNS, encoded by the coding sequence ATGGCTATCATAAATGTAACAAAAAACTCTTTTTTAGTTGCGGAAAGAATACATTCTATTATACCAGAAAAATTCGCTCATTATAAGAGGTTGAAAAAAGAACATCAAAATACAACAAGTTTAGTTGATTTAACTTATGGAAAAAGTGTAAGATCAATAGTATTTACAGATAGTGGCCATATGTTTTTATTGGCGCTTCCTGTGGAAAAAATATTTGAAAAAATAAGGAAGGTGAATTCATAA